taactgatttattattattattattatttactttaattttactgaacCCTCATTTTCTGCAGATCCGAAGTGATCATGTCGTTCCTGTTTTCATCATCAACCTTCTAATTTCAGACATCATTCAGATTTGCTGTATGATTGTTCAAGTGGCAAATGTAAAGGGctatttcataaattattttgtcatttattatcTCTACAACTGTGGTGTGATGGCCAGTGTTTTCTTCATGACCTCCATTGCCATGGAAAggtaaattagttttttattttgcttttttgctaatgtttctctttgtatTCCTTCGTTCTGTAATTTTGCTTTTGAATTACAGGTACCTGCTGATTGCTTGGCCTTTTTGGTACAGATTCCAGCGAAAACTCAAGGTTTCTGCATCAGTCAGTGTTGTGAGCTGGatcctttctgtttttattggtttaaatgATGGAAATTGGCTGGGATCCCTTCTGGTCCTTCCCATCCCCCTGTTAATATTCTTCCTTGTGCGCAGTATCAAAGCTCTGTCTACAGCCCAGAATGTCCCACCTGATGAAAGACGACAAATTATAGTTGTTTTAACTGTGGTGTTGTTTGTTTACGTACTGACATTCTTACCACAAATTATTATGGAGTTTATGTTGTGGggagggtggtggtggtgggatTTCAACTATACCACATTTGTAAACT
The Xiphophorus hellerii strain 12219 chromosome 22, Xiphophorus_hellerii-4.1, whole genome shotgun sequence genome window above contains:
- the LOC116712829 gene encoding mas-related G-protein coupled receptor member X2-like, giving the protein MDYRSINATSFIPNYTDSNNSFNHNNSSNNTFQNSTSSPNSFEESFCWRYYGTMKLFTITFISIWGLLSLLAIYCLYSQIRSDHVVPVFIINLLISDIIQICCMIVQVANVKGYFINYFVIYYLYNCGVMASVFFMTSIAMERYLLIAWPFWYRFQRKLKVSASVSVVSWILSVFIGLNDGNWLGSLLVLPIPLLIFFLVRSIKALSTAQNVPPDERRQIIVVLTVVLFVYVLTFLPQIIMEFMLWGGWWWWDFNYTTFVNLISVSCTLIQLNPVADLLLYLIIKKWLFDKLLAFLCCCRKINNRNQQTNSITATTCSWSASQGQKEAENNS